One Paenibacillus riograndensis SBR5 DNA segment encodes these proteins:
- a CDS encoding carbohydrate ABC transporter permease — protein MVYKKSFFTKSIIYIVLIAIAVVDFYPIVYMGMNSMRTSVDFFKNPGGFPESFNFLNFEALYLQFDVLRLFGNTLFCVAVAFVLTMALSIPAAYAFSKMSFPYRSALYLLMIATMTIPSITFIVPNFLLMSQWGLVDHFLSVILMWAITSISSNVFLLTSQMRGIPNEILEASQIDGIGYFQTLWRLIIPLSVPGIMTLAIFNSTVWWNDLFTPLIFLQSDELKTMTVAVATILKRFDTDYPLLLAGLFMTSLPPMLIYIGLQKYIRKGLVTGSVK, from the coding sequence ATGGTTTACAAGAAGTCGTTTTTCACAAAAAGCATCATTTACATCGTGCTGATCGCCATCGCGGTGGTTGATTTTTATCCGATTGTATATATGGGAATGAACAGCATGCGGACGTCGGTCGATTTTTTCAAAAATCCCGGCGGGTTTCCCGAATCGTTCAATTTCCTTAATTTCGAGGCGCTTTATTTGCAGTTTGACGTGTTACGCTTATTCGGCAATACATTGTTTTGTGTGGCTGTTGCCTTCGTGTTGACGATGGCACTTTCCATTCCGGCAGCCTATGCGTTCTCCAAAATGTCGTTTCCGTACCGGTCCGCGCTCTACTTGCTGATGATTGCCACGATGACGATCCCGAGCATCACGTTTATCGTGCCGAACTTTTTGCTGATGTCGCAATGGGGGCTTGTCGACCATTTTCTGTCCGTCATCCTGATGTGGGCGATTACGAGCATTTCGTCCAACGTATTTTTGCTGACATCGCAAATGCGCGGCATTCCGAATGAAATCCTGGAGGCGAGTCAGATCGACGGCATCGGTTATTTTCAAACGTTATGGCGTTTGATTATCCCATTGTCGGTACCGGGCATCATGACGCTGGCGATTTTTAACTCGACGGTCTGGTGGAACGATTTGTTTACGCCGTTAATTTTTTTGCAATCGGATGAACTGAAAACGATGACCGTCGCGGTCGCCACGATACTGAAGCGGTTCGACACCGATTATCCGCTGCTGTTAGCCGGGCTGTTCATGACTTCACTGCCGCCGATGCTCATTTATATCGGATTGCAAAAATATATTAGAAAAGGACTTGTCACCGGTTCCGTCAAATAA
- a CDS encoding GNAT family N-acetyltransferase produces the protein MNGERAPEEQQLPQLVMRRDSLSDLPDIVLPAGYRLRHFEPGDDMHWERLVELSFGWTRSFAEQIGGNAYFRAERVLFICCGDIPAATATAWHEPKWGEACGYLHMVGVHPDHGGKGLGYAASLAALRQMREDGRRHAVLETDDFRLPAIKIYKKLNFNPVYEHDNHPKRWEQVYRKLGLHLEERGE, from the coding sequence ATGAACGGGGAGAGAGCACCGGAGGAACAGCAGCTGCCCCAGCTGGTCATGCGCAGAGACAGCTTGTCCGATTTGCCTGATATCGTGCTGCCAGCAGGGTACCGGCTGCGCCATTTCGAACCGGGCGATGACATGCATTGGGAGCGGTTGGTTGAATTGTCGTTCGGATGGACCCGCAGCTTTGCGGAACAAATCGGCGGGAACGCTTATTTTCGGGCCGAACGGGTATTATTTATTTGCTGTGGCGACATTCCCGCCGCTACAGCAACCGCCTGGCACGAGCCGAAGTGGGGGGAGGCGTGCGGTTATTTGCACATGGTCGGAGTACATCCGGACCATGGGGGCAAAGGGCTCGGCTATGCCGCCAGCCTCGCCGCATTGCGGCAAATGCGGGAAGACGGCCGCCGGCACGCGGTTTTGGAAACGGACGATTTTCGGCTGCCGGCGATTAAAATCTACAAGAAGCTAAATTTCAACCCCGTTTACGAGCATGACAACCATCCGAAGCGCTGGGAGCAAGTCTATCGGAAACTTGGCTTACATCTGGAAGAAAGAGGAGAATGA
- a CDS encoding carbohydrate ABC transporter permease, which translates to MHYRTKQIWSGYLSLAPAFLALAVFIFYPMVNTFLHSFTKWDGNTARWIGLSNYKFIFTNGELWTLLRNNAIFLLSIPGILLLSLIVSVLLFEQMPGWRFFRSLYYIPTILSSVVVGLLMKSMFSPSGVVNQWIGALGLPGGDTEWLAYTPTAFMVLIFCFYWQTLGQGVLLFLSGLSSVSPEIFESASIDGAGWWQRLFHIVIPSLVPTIAYFTVTNVIYCFIGLFSLVYAVTRGGPGLETTPIDYMIYIKAFQSPDQLGYASALSIVLFAIVLFVSWLQLRLSSRFEN; encoded by the coding sequence ATGCATTATCGTACAAAACAAATATGGTCCGGTTATCTGTCGCTCGCTCCTGCTTTCCTTGCGCTTGCCGTTTTCATCTTCTACCCGATGGTCAATACGTTCCTGCACAGCTTTACGAAGTGGGACGGGAATACGGCGCGCTGGATCGGACTGAGCAATTACAAGTTTATTTTCACGAATGGCGAGCTGTGGACCCTGCTGCGCAACAATGCAATTTTTCTGCTGTCGATTCCGGGCATCCTGCTCCTTTCGTTGATCGTGTCCGTGCTGCTCTTCGAACAGATGCCTGGTTGGCGCTTCTTCCGCTCGCTTTATTATATTCCGACCATTCTTTCTTCGGTGGTTGTCGGGCTGCTGATGAAGTCGATGTTCTCCCCGTCCGGGGTCGTCAATCAATGGATTGGCGCCCTCGGCCTGCCGGGGGGTGACACGGAATGGCTCGCTTATACGCCGACGGCGTTTATGGTATTGATCTTTTGCTTTTACTGGCAGACGCTCGGGCAAGGGGTGCTGCTTTTCTTATCCGGGCTATCGTCCGTTTCGCCTGAAATCTTCGAATCGGCAAGCATCGATGGAGCCGGCTGGTGGCAACGTTTGTTTCATATTGTGATTCCGTCGCTGGTGCCGACGATCGCTTATTTTACCGTAACGAACGTCATTTATTGCTTTATCGGGCTGTTCTCGCTTGTTTATGCCGTGACCAGAGGCGGCCCGGGGCTGGAAACGACACCGATCGACTATATGATCTATATCAAAGCTTTCCAATCGCCGGATCAGCTCGGTTACGCAAGCGCCTTGTCCATCGTGTTGTTCGCCATTGTGTTGTTCGTTTCCTGGCTGCAACTAAGGCTGTCCAGCCGATTTGAGAATTAA
- a CDS encoding LamG-like jellyroll fold domain-containing protein: protein MNAGKIATRTMKVWITAIVVFVMISPDMHAFAAGPRPEEAFLLDATKAEGKTKPPVLAFPVMSDTHIGIEDVSVDAAAKFKEALAVYNKLIKYDAVVVNGDLVDSGKVEQYDTAMSILNKNKIKGAKPVIVPGNHEYYASEEFGGDKYKAAERFYDKTGMKAKGNDVEAVNPQTENAGVYYDTWVKGYHFIVMDHDRSAMSDAKYQWLEKKISTDQKGKKADPAKPVFVFTHYPYRDTTYGSESAGWKNPAEYAKFKTVMAKHPNAMVFTGHTHYTLEHPNTINADDGFIRVNDGATAFVQGHGYSNDDDIYLDKKLSQGLLVKVYNDKVVIERRELDQNGAVIGEPYNINLKNPVSSAKQYSTDIRNPEFKTGAKLTVSSVNAVSAILAWPKAVDDTRVDHYEITANDKLIGAPLVISPFAEAQTHSFAAKGLLPDTEYAVSIKAVDASGKSSQTITAAFRTSAAPAGYDPQQADVLDMDFKNAAGNVVKDRSINQNNAVLENNAKLMEDSKFGKQVLVLDGAGSRGIPSSVARVKYNSSMFKQDAFTIETAFYISPDSDLSKDEYHIIGNYENGGMYLYYSAKDKKFVFDTQNSHDPAESGEIADVKGKVFYLTAVYDGDAAHGYANGSIQLYVNGVLAGSNKTGGPLPINETNDLIIGGDVEAYGDVIHLFEGAIDHMKIYSRPLSSGEVAANYNAASGAVKIVGGHDIVLFKDEIAWLDVKAPEDAEADWSIPANGVIKEDDDNGNRRAIKAMAPGVETVRVTSGNGSDAARVIVANYNVKLTLNAGIHNTADLASIMAPGKSATNWSSLSPEVATVDDRGMVTARVIGNTVISAMVDGQTVRTRVIVDPDPAQFEPLDPIDISHRPTTAQKVSLAGITPAAAGQVLQKEVSKYAKTDPALPQEVKDYINGVIPAPTEKSIPVLNGKLPGEILPVDAADVKFSVTDVTYAANDKLSVTDATYTVWIATSKGVVRINQNEAYSRDVVQMFATHRYLPDDDVQFISSDGNNGIWAVTGSGVSHIAMIPLGYEEKAQIMSDNLEANNLRRGPGGQIALPFLSEGSGSPGNRRGYETDNDGLWTADAIAGELFRTAVEEARNPDSEQAKQARARATRSVEADLLLMYVTGRAGQIESKIRMLPYSTMDVGSMSYSYLRAGGNRDNPADYVYAGPAETEKRTIQGFISRTMGIDKEGFDKHNSWDGIFYKKGLTVDGNSYSYNTTDSLTDPTNTGNSDVRKKGWGEFAGSVVNSANGIPERLAKLFTDLGATEQDLYYKGDTSADEILGHMYLYKIAYDTLGTGPNADHELGRLIANAAGEFARHIINNGYTITDITGQPTVHGKYTAYTFGRTEDAGEDTALRAAELMTIFKTAAYITGNDMFLNEYRKVARDYVYPSVFENADAYNDVVGGTKGEGPLAGVKELADVVMPPQSGTAKGYMNRLNQRWASYYYASRRDGDPSPFTWYNYSDERQAMFTFYNLITIPEKPEDGDIAFMIRKGLDNWYNSNMQYEDEPLWDYIYQLAYPEKKVIDVDKAAWVLKRTPIDRTDYYVNLTGRTDISWFVTKAITNADDGYNDRTSDGGLITSAGVPAANGIVYDPATGQYIKQPVKEGDLFVARTRRQEGRHVQTAVKDDPTRKVAVSPDERPLTRPGDSMFALDDGGNEQVWDYGNAFNAPYWMARYYGMITGDR from the coding sequence ATGAACGCCGGCAAGATTGCCACGCGGACTATGAAAGTATGGATTACTGCTATCGTCGTTTTTGTCATGATCAGTCCCGATATGCACGCATTTGCCGCTGGGCCCCGCCCGGAAGAGGCCTTCCTGTTGGACGCTACAAAGGCTGAGGGGAAAACTAAGCCTCCTGTTCTTGCTTTTCCTGTCATGAGCGATACGCATATTGGCATTGAAGATGTTTCCGTGGATGCAGCCGCCAAATTTAAAGAAGCTTTAGCGGTTTATAACAAGCTCATCAAATATGATGCCGTAGTGGTTAACGGCGACTTGGTGGATAGCGGGAAGGTAGAACAGTACGACACGGCCATGAGCATTTTGAATAAAAATAAAATAAAAGGGGCCAAGCCGGTCATCGTTCCCGGCAACCATGAATACTACGCAAGCGAAGAGTTTGGCGGCGATAAGTATAAAGCGGCGGAACGGTTCTATGACAAGACCGGTATGAAAGCGAAAGGAAACGATGTGGAAGCCGTCAACCCGCAGACAGAAAATGCCGGCGTTTACTACGACACTTGGGTCAAGGGGTACCATTTTATTGTGATGGATCATGACCGCAGCGCCATGTCCGACGCCAAATACCAGTGGCTTGAGAAGAAGATCAGCACGGATCAGAAAGGGAAGAAGGCCGACCCTGCAAAACCGGTATTTGTGTTTACTCATTATCCGTACCGGGATACGACCTACGGCAGCGAAAGTGCAGGTTGGAAAAATCCGGCCGAGTATGCCAAATTTAAAACGGTCATGGCCAAGCATCCGAATGCCATGGTGTTTACCGGGCACACGCACTATACGCTGGAGCACCCCAATACGATCAACGCGGACGACGGATTCATACGCGTAAATGACGGCGCAACCGCGTTCGTACAGGGGCACGGTTACAGCAACGACGACGATATTTATTTGGACAAAAAATTATCGCAAGGCTTGCTGGTTAAGGTGTATAACGACAAAGTTGTCATCGAAAGAAGAGAACTTGACCAGAACGGAGCCGTTATCGGAGAGCCATACAATATTAATTTGAAAAATCCCGTGAGTTCGGCAAAACAATATTCGACCGATATCCGCAATCCCGAATTCAAGACGGGGGCGAAGCTGACGGTATCTTCCGTCAACGCGGTATCTGCCATACTGGCATGGCCAAAGGCCGTGGACGACACGCGCGTCGATCATTATGAAATAACCGCGAATGATAAGCTGATCGGAGCACCGCTCGTTATATCGCCATTTGCCGAGGCTCAGACCCATTCTTTTGCGGCAAAAGGGTTATTGCCCGATACGGAATATGCCGTATCCATCAAAGCTGTCGACGCGTCCGGAAAATCGTCGCAGACGATAACCGCAGCCTTCAGAACTTCGGCTGCACCGGCAGGTTACGACCCGCAGCAAGCGGATGTTCTGGACATGGACTTCAAGAACGCAGCGGGCAATGTTGTGAAAGACCGTTCCATCAACCAAAACAATGCCGTGCTTGAGAATAACGCCAAGCTGATGGAGGATTCCAAGTTTGGCAAGCAAGTGCTTGTCCTTGACGGAGCAGGCAGCCGGGGAATCCCGAGTTCTGTCGCACGGGTGAAGTACAACAGCAGTATGTTCAAGCAGGATGCGTTTACGATTGAGACCGCCTTTTATATTTCGCCTGACAGCGATTTGTCTAAGGACGAGTACCACATTATCGGCAACTACGAGAATGGCGGAATGTATCTCTATTACTCTGCTAAAGACAAGAAGTTTGTGTTTGACACCCAAAATTCGCACGATCCGGCCGAGTCGGGTGAAATCGCGGACGTGAAGGGAAAAGTGTTTTACCTCACCGCCGTATATGACGGAGATGCGGCACACGGGTATGCCAATGGTTCCATTCAGCTCTACGTGAACGGAGTTTTGGCCGGCAGCAACAAAACCGGGGGGCCGCTCCCGATCAACGAAACGAACGACTTGATTATCGGCGGCGATGTCGAAGCCTACGGCGATGTGATCCATCTGTTTGAAGGTGCGATCGACCATATGAAGATTTATTCCCGTCCGCTTAGCTCCGGGGAAGTTGCGGCGAACTATAACGCTGCTAGCGGAGCGGTCAAGATCGTAGGCGGACATGATATCGTGCTGTTCAAAGATGAAATCGCCTGGCTGGATGTCAAGGCGCCGGAAGATGCCGAGGCGGATTGGAGCATACCAGCGAATGGCGTCATTAAGGAAGATGACGACAACGGCAACAGACGCGCAATTAAAGCAATGGCTCCCGGCGTCGAAACTGTTCGCGTAACGTCCGGGAACGGAAGCGATGCAGCCAGGGTGATCGTAGCCAATTATAATGTCAAACTGACGCTGAACGCCGGCATCCATAATACGGCAGACCTTGCCTCCATCATGGCGCCGGGTAAATCGGCAACGAATTGGAGCTCGCTGTCGCCAGAAGTGGCGACCGTTGACGACCGCGGCATGGTGACCGCCAGAGTGATTGGCAATACGGTCATATCCGCTATGGTAGACGGCCAGACAGTAAGGACCAGGGTGATCGTGGACCCCGATCCGGCTCAGTTCGAACCTCTGGACCCGATCGATATTTCGCACAGGCCAACAACGGCGCAAAAGGTCAGTCTGGCAGGCATTACACCTGCGGCCGCGGGCCAAGTGCTGCAAAAGGAAGTCAGCAAGTACGCGAAAACAGATCCCGCACTGCCGCAGGAAGTGAAGGACTATATTAACGGCGTCATTCCGGCGCCTACAGAGAAGTCGATTCCGGTATTGAACGGGAAACTTCCCGGTGAAATCCTGCCCGTTGATGCTGCAGATGTCAAATTCAGCGTCACGGACGTGACCTATGCGGCGAATGACAAACTCAGTGTTACGGATGCCACCTATACCGTATGGATTGCCACAAGCAAGGGTGTTGTCCGCATTAACCAGAACGAGGCATACTCGCGCGACGTCGTGCAAATGTTCGCAACACACCGTTATTTGCCTGATGATGATGTCCAGTTTATCTCATCCGACGGGAACAACGGCATTTGGGCCGTAACGGGCAGCGGCGTATCCCATATCGCAATGATCCCGCTGGGCTATGAAGAAAAAGCGCAGATCATGAGCGATAATCTGGAAGCCAATAACCTGCGACGCGGTCCTGGCGGTCAAATCGCCCTCCCGTTCTTGTCCGAAGGCAGCGGCTCGCCAGGAAACCGCCGCGGGTATGAAACGGATAACGACGGGTTATGGACAGCCGATGCCATCGCCGGCGAATTATTCCGTACCGCAGTGGAGGAAGCCCGGAATCCAGACAGCGAGCAGGCCAAACAGGCACGCGCGCGGGCGACAAGATCCGTCGAAGCCGATCTGTTGCTCATGTACGTCACGGGACGCGCAGGGCAAATCGAGTCCAAAATCCGGATGCTGCCATACAGCACAATGGATGTCGGTTCGATGAGCTACTCCTATTTGCGGGCAGGAGGGAACCGGGATAACCCTGCCGATTATGTGTATGCAGGACCGGCGGAGACCGAGAAACGAACGATTCAGGGCTTTATCAGCCGGACGATGGGCATCGACAAGGAAGGCTTCGACAAGCATAACAGCTGGGACGGCATTTTCTATAAAAAAGGCTTGACGGTTGACGGCAACAGCTATTCTTACAATACGACGGATTCGTTGACAGACCCGACAAATACGGGGAATAGTGATGTTAGAAAGAAAGGCTGGGGCGAATTTGCCGGTTCGGTCGTCAATTCCGCGAACGGTATTCCCGAAAGACTTGCCAAGCTCTTTACCGATCTGGGTGCAACCGAGCAGGACTTGTACTACAAGGGCGATACCAGCGCCGACGAAATTCTTGGACATATGTATTTGTACAAAATTGCTTACGATACACTGGGCACCGGACCGAACGCTGATCACGAGCTGGGACGGCTGATTGCCAATGCGGCGGGAGAGTTCGCACGGCATATTATCAACAACGGCTACACGATCACCGATATTACCGGGCAGCCGACCGTTCACGGAAAGTACACAGCCTACACGTTCGGCCGCACCGAAGACGCCGGCGAGGACACCGCACTACGGGCGGCAGAGCTGATGACCATCTTCAAGACGGCTGCCTATATCACGGGCAACGACATGTTCCTGAACGAGTATCGCAAGGTGGCCAGGGACTATGTGTATCCGTCCGTATTTGAAAATGCGGATGCTTATAACGATGTAGTGGGCGGTACTAAAGGGGAAGGACCGCTTGCGGGCGTCAAAGAGCTTGCAGACGTTGTAATGCCGCCGCAGAGCGGGACTGCCAAAGGATACATGAACCGGTTGAACCAGCGCTGGGCGAGCTATTATTACGCCAGTAGAAGAGACGGCGACCCGTCTCCGTTCACCTGGTACAACTATTCGGACGAGCGGCAGGCGATGTTCACTTTCTACAATCTGATCACCATTCCGGAAAAGCCGGAAGACGGAGATATTGCGTTCATGATTCGCAAAGGACTCGACAACTGGTACAACTCCAACATGCAGTACGAGGACGAACCGCTGTGGGATTATATTTACCAGCTTGCTTATCCTGAGAAGAAAGTGATCGATGTGGACAAAGCGGCATGGGTGCTGAAACGGACGCCGATCGACCGGACGGATTATTACGTCAATCTTACCGGCCGCACTGATATTTCGTGGTTTGTAACAAAAGCGATCACCAATGCCGACGACGGTTATAACGACAGAACTTCGGACGGAGGTCTCATCACCAGTGCAGGTGTTCCTGCGGCCAACGGGATCGTATACGACCCTGCGACAGGGCAATACATCAAGCAGCCTGTTAAGGAAGGCGACCTGTTTGTTGCCAGAACAAGAAGACAGGAAGGCAGACATGTGCAAACGGCTGTGAAGGATGATCCGACCAGGAAGGTTGCGGTTTCGCCTGACGAACGTCCGTTAACGCGCCCCGGCGACAGCATGTTCGCACTTGACGACGGGGGCAATGAACAGGTGTGGGATTACGGGAACGCGTTCAACGCTCCGTATTGGATGGCACGATACTATGGCATGATTACCGGGGATCGTTAA
- a CDS encoding protein phosphatase 2C domain-containing protein, whose amino-acid sequence MRAGTRPGNPERPNEDAIVVHANCHIYGVIDGVSAMGGDSGANGRSGGYIAARLLADGLQASEPEDGLMQAVLRANDRLRQQMAEAGVDLAYKWKLWGAVFAVCKVYETFVDFVQCGDCMLFARYKDGTVRVLTRNQVAPFDWGTLQEKQRLTAAAATGEEVGRHITRMAETNRSLANTLAGYSVMNGDPAFGQFVEYGRISRANLVRLYALSDGMFHFIEHADDPHKWEQLLARLDDWGIDNEMDHLTGLEDQDPLCTQYPRHKKSDDKSVVIVDF is encoded by the coding sequence GTGCGGGCAGGGACCCGGCCGGGCAATCCGGAGAGGCCGAATGAGGACGCCATTGTTGTTCACGCCAACTGCCACATTTACGGCGTGATTGATGGCGTATCCGCTATGGGCGGAGATAGCGGGGCTAACGGCCGCTCTGGCGGCTATATTGCGGCGCGGCTGCTCGCTGACGGGTTGCAGGCGAGCGAGCCGGAGGACGGCCTTATGCAAGCGGTGCTCCGGGCGAATGACAGGCTGCGCCAGCAGATGGCCGAGGCCGGAGTCGATCTGGCGTACAAGTGGAAGCTGTGGGGAGCCGTGTTCGCCGTATGCAAAGTGTACGAAACTTTCGTAGACTTTGTTCAATGCGGCGACTGTATGCTGTTTGCGCGGTATAAGGACGGAACGGTCCGCGTGCTGACCCGTAATCAGGTCGCACCGTTCGATTGGGGCACGCTACAGGAGAAGCAGCGGCTTACGGCAGCGGCCGCAACCGGGGAAGAAGTCGGTAGACACATCACCCGGATGGCGGAAACCAATCGCAGCCTGGCGAATACGCTGGCAGGTTATTCAGTTATGAACGGCGATCCGGCTTTCGGGCAGTTTGTGGAATACGGCCGGATTTCCAGAGCGAATCTCGTTCGATTATATGCACTGTCTGACGGAATGTTTCATTTCATCGAGCATGCTGACGATCCGCATAAATGGGAGCAATTGCTTGCCCGGCTGGACGATTGGGGCATCGACAACGAAATGGATCATCTCACCGGTCTGGAGGACCAGGATCCGCTCTGCACGCAGTATCCGCGCCATAAAAAGTCGGATGACAAGTCGGTTGTTATTGTGGATTTTTAG
- a CDS encoding Gfo/Idh/MocA family protein, protein MTQQPIRLAIVGGNRGSRFYDLLAWIADRIRLAAICDVDDRILSNWKEQYPSIQTYQNYEQLLQNPDIDAVFLASPMLLHARQSIDALKAGKHVLSEVIAAHTVEEAWELVETVEQTGLVYMMAENYCFSRTSLMIRHMAEQGLFGEITYMEGGYIHDLRALVHQPDGSLNWRGQLHHTYNGMNYPTHSLGPLAGWIAVNKQGGDQLESISTYVSNSRALRKYFHEQFGGNHPAAQDGYWKQGDCAVTAVRTRGGVLITLRVDWTSVRPHNMRHYALQGTAGAYLSARHDQEGDLIWLRDRSPIADDGADKWESLERYRPEYDHPLWKQWAHHASLSGHGGGDFLVMEEFASAITEQRSPAIDVYDAVTWSSIFPLSMESVAAGGKPLAIPDFARNRGKQEGRG, encoded by the coding sequence ATGACGCAACAGCCGATACGCTTAGCGATTGTAGGCGGCAATCGAGGCAGCCGCTTTTACGACCTGCTCGCATGGATCGCCGATCGAATCCGGTTGGCGGCGATATGTGATGTGGATGACCGGATATTGAGCAATTGGAAGGAGCAATATCCATCGATTCAAACCTATCAGAACTATGAGCAGCTGCTGCAAAATCCGGACATCGACGCCGTATTTTTGGCCAGTCCGATGCTGCTGCATGCCCGGCAGTCTATCGATGCGCTGAAGGCGGGTAAGCATGTGTTAAGCGAAGTGATCGCCGCTCATACGGTGGAGGAGGCATGGGAGCTTGTCGAGACAGTGGAGCAGACCGGTCTCGTCTACATGATGGCGGAAAACTATTGCTTCTCACGCACGAGTCTAATGATCCGGCATATGGCGGAGCAAGGTCTGTTCGGCGAAATCACCTATATGGAGGGAGGCTATATCCATGATTTGCGTGCGCTCGTCCATCAGCCGGACGGTTCGTTGAATTGGCGCGGGCAACTCCATCATACCTATAACGGCATGAACTATCCGACCCATTCGCTTGGTCCGCTTGCGGGGTGGATTGCAGTGAACAAGCAGGGCGGGGACCAGTTGGAGAGCATATCCACTTACGTGTCCAACTCCCGTGCCTTGCGGAAATATTTCCATGAGCAGTTTGGCGGGAATCACCCGGCGGCCCAGGACGGGTATTGGAAACAGGGGGACTGCGCAGTAACGGCCGTCCGTACCCGAGGCGGCGTCCTTATTACGCTGCGTGTTGACTGGACGTCTGTTCGGCCCCATAATATGCGCCATTATGCGCTGCAGGGGACAGCGGGCGCTTATTTGTCGGCCCGCCATGACCAGGAAGGCGATCTGATCTGGCTGCGTGACCGTTCGCCGATTGCGGATGATGGGGCGGACAAGTGGGAATCGCTTGAGCGCTACCGGCCGGAATACGACCACCCGCTATGGAAGCAATGGGCGCATCACGCTTCCTTATCCGGGCACGGCGGCGGGGATTTCCTAGTGATGGAGGAATTTGCTTCGGCCATTACAGAGCAGCGTTCCCCGGCAATCGACGTGTACGATGCGGTGACGTGGAGCAGCATTTTTCCGTTGTCGATGGAATCGGTTGCGGCTGGCGGCAAGCCGCTCGCTATCCCTGATTTTGCAAGAAACAGGGGTAAGCAAGAAGGGAGAGGCTAA
- a CDS encoding ABC transporter substrate-binding protein, with the protein MMKWQKNGLIMLLVLCIGLLSACSSGSQGGGASSDGASSPQAQEAEGSGQPKNVKLVFWNTSYPTIDANNKTKRKEDFYIYKAIKRYEEANPGITIDIQDIPDGTNAMTKFQTAGIAKNGPDITNLWSGSYTLDLKQYLQPLDQYLKQEQIDALTGWNAATENFADNGTIYGVPDGSDGTIGILYNKELFADAGIDPEKLDLNNAKQFMDMLQKIKDKGFTPIGMGDDGDFVYFLDYWFAQMVGTAGINDITNGKMKFNNPELLNVVQQYVQLYKNGFVTNDQPQTQFYNGKVALIFGGFGYIKDARAALGDKLGMMKIPDFSESALVHNGGVGGSGADFVVSKSSEHPEEALKFIMFLLSEEEQIARFKDGYGKLLNVKNVDVSKLTDDPLIVQQQQWANEESTIFWPDNIYPSELSSYISSLNSLVIKQQLSAEDFLSKLDQKRDEIIAQK; encoded by the coding sequence ATGATGAAATGGCAAAAAAACGGACTTATCATGCTGCTTGTATTATGCATCGGCCTGCTCTCGGCCTGCAGCAGCGGCAGCCAGGGAGGGGGAGCGTCGTCTGACGGCGCTTCTTCCCCGCAAGCCCAGGAAGCGGAGGGCAGCGGCCAACCGAAAAACGTCAAGCTGGTGTTCTGGAATACGTCGTATCCGACGATTGATGCGAACAATAAAACGAAGAGGAAGGAAGACTTCTACATTTACAAGGCGATCAAACGCTATGAAGAGGCGAATCCGGGCATTACGATCGATATCCAGGATATCCCGGACGGCACGAACGCGATGACCAAGTTCCAGACGGCCGGCATCGCCAAGAACGGTCCGGATATTACGAATCTTTGGTCCGGCAGCTACACGCTTGATTTGAAGCAATATTTGCAGCCGCTGGATCAGTACCTGAAGCAGGAACAGATCGATGCGCTGACAGGCTGGAACGCAGCGACCGAAAATTTTGCCGACAACGGTACGATTTACGGGGTTCCCGACGGCAGCGATGGTACGATCGGCATTTTGTATAACAAGGAACTTTTCGCTGACGCAGGCATCGATCCGGAAAAGCTGGACCTGAACAACGCTAAGCAGTTTATGGACATGCTGCAGAAGATCAAGGACAAAGGCTTTACCCCGATCGGCATGGGCGATGACGGCGATTTTGTCTACTTCCTTGATTATTGGTTCGCGCAAATGGTCGGCACGGCTGGCATTAACGACATCACGAACGGAAAAATGAAGTTCAATAATCCGGAGCTGCTTAATGTCGTTCAGCAATACGTTCAGCTGTACAAAAACGGATTCGTCACGAATGACCAGCCGCAAACGCAATTTTACAACGGCAAGGTGGCGCTTATTTTCGGCGGCTTCGGCTACATCAAGGATGCGCGGGCAGCGCTTGGCGATAAGCTGGGCATGATGAAAATTCCTGATTTCAGCGAATCCGCACTTGTGCATAACGGCGGTGTCGGGGGCAGTGGAGCAGATTTTGTTGTATCCAAGTCATCGGAGCACCCGGAGGAAGCATTGAAGTTCATTATGTTCCTGCTGAGCGAGGAAGAGCAAATTGCCCGCTTCAAAGACGGGTACGGCAAGCTGCTTAACGTGAAAAACGTAGATGTCAGCAAGCTGACCGACGATCCGCTCATTGTTCAGCAGCAGCAGTGGGCAAACGAGGAGAGCACGATATTCTGGCCGGATAATATCTATCCTTCGGAATTGTCGTCTTATATCAGCTCGCTGAATTCGCTGGTGATTAAGCAACAGCTTTCCGCCGAAGATTTCTTGTCCAAGCTCGATCAGAAGCGCGACGAGATCATCGCACAAAAATAA